Below is a window of Pyrobaculum aerophilum str. IM2 DNA.
GAAAACTTTCCTTCGGATCATGCCGAGCTATGCACTGGACCCCCTTATTGCAAGCATTATATTTTTTATAGCCTCTGTGCCAATGGGGGCTTTTGCGTATGGGTTTTCAAGCATTTCTGCCCCCCTATTACTTCTATGGTATACAAATAAACAGGTAGTCCCCGTGTTAAACCTTATAGAAGTTTTTCAAAATACAGCTATGATAATAATGAACAGAAGGGGTCTTACAAAACGAGTATTATTTCAGATATTACCTTTTGCAAGCGGCGTGGTACCGGGAATATTTCTTGGCGTATACATACTTAACTACGGCGATCCCCAGTTTCTCAAATTAATGGCATATTCGGTTTTAACGCCACTTGTTTTACTACAAGCAGCAGGCATAAGAAGACCTTTAGGCGCGACATGGCTCCCCATGACGGGGATCGCCGTGGGAACGCTATATGGCTCAACTACAATCTCTGGTCCGTTAATAGCCCTAGTTCTCAACAACAACGGTTTAGTTAAGGATGAGTTTAGAGCTGGGATGTCCGTAGTGAGAGTGATCGAATCATATTTCACGGCAACGTTATACTTAATACACGGTTATTTCACACTAGGTGTAGTGTATACCGCGGCTATAACATCACTACCCATAATCTTGGGAATAGCGCTAGGCAGATGGATAGTAGCACATGTAAGGCCCGAGCTTTTTAGAAGACTTGTTATGAGTTTTGATGCGTGGGTAGTAGGATATGGTCTGTCCAACACAGCGGCACAATTAAAAATAATACCAGCAACCTGGGCACCATTGCTCTTCTTAGCGGTGGCACTTACAGATTCTTTATTGTTCGTTTTATATCTAAGGGGTAGACTTCAGCCAAGAGTATTTGGTATACATGCTTAAATAATAGTAATTTTAGTATTCAGCATTCTTAAAATTTCGCAATGACAATTTTTCATTATGCGGGATCTATAAAAAACCGTTAAGTAATTCCACATAATGAAAATCTACGTAAAATTCCTAGGTCCTTATATGGAAAAAGCCGGCACATCGGACGACGAAGTGGAAATAGATAATGAGATTACGCTGGGTGAGCTACTAGAACTAATGGCAAGAAAATATAACATTACAGAGCTATTAAACTTCCCCAATTCTCAAGAGGTAGCAGTTTTAGTTAATGGAACACAGGCTGATGATGTAAAAAAACGGCTGAGTGACGGCGATGAGGTGGTTATCTTACCAGCATTAGCCGGCGGATGTTCATAGATATAGACCATTTTAAGCTAAATGAAGTTATAATCATTGACGCAAGGCCGCGTATTTTTTATACGAAATCGCACATAAAAGACGCGGTAAATATTCCTATTTCTCAAATCATGGATCCCCTCACAGGTATGCCCAAACCTCCTGAGGAACTTTCAGATGTCTTTACTAATGCTGGTATCGTGGAGAATGTGCCAATAGTAATATATGATGACTACCCCGGAGTTAATGCGGCCAGATTGGCGTGGACTTTACACTACTGTGGCTTAAAAAACGTAGCTATCATAAGGAAGTTCTTCAGATATATTTCTGCTCATCTCCCTATCGAAAACTCTAACGCCCCTCCTCAACGGGGTAGGGTTAGGTGTGTACAAAACCCAAATGTATTGGCGGATTACGACACTGTGAAGAATTATAAGGGCCTTATAGTAGATTTAAGAAGTCGCCGTGAATATATAAAGGGACACATAAAGGGGGCTGTAAACATACCATGGAGCGATCTCATAAATAATGAGGGCTTTTTAAACGATTATACATGGCTCCCACATGACGAGGAAGTGATCGTCTATTGTGGTCAAGGTCTCTACTCGGCCATCGGCTATGTGGCATATGCAGACTTGGGAATAAGGGTTAGGC
It encodes the following:
- a CDS encoding sulfite exporter TauE/SafE family protein; the protein is MPSYALDPLIASIIFFIASVPMGAFAYGFSSISAPLLLLWYTNKQVVPVLNLIEVFQNTAMIIMNRRGLTKRVLFQILPFASGVVPGIFLGVYILNYGDPQFLKLMAYSVLTPLVLLQAAGIRRPLGATWLPMTGIAVGTLYGSTTISGPLIALVLNNNGLVKDEFRAGMSVVRVIESYFTATLYLIHGYFTLGVVYTAAITSLPIILGIALGRWIVAHVRPELFRRLVMSFDAWVVGYGLSNTAAQLKIIPATWAPLLFLAVALTDSLLFVLYLRGRLQPRVFGIHA
- a CDS encoding MoaD/ThiS family protein: MKIYVKFLGPYMEKAGTSDDEVEIDNEITLGELLELMARKYNITELLNFPNSQEVAVLVNGTQADDVKKRLSDGDEVVILPALAGGCS
- a CDS encoding sulfurtransferase, coding for MFIDIDHFKLNEVIIIDARPRIFYTKSHIKDAVNIPISQIMDPLTGMPKPPEELSDVFTNAGIVENVPIVIYDDYPGVNAARLAWTLHYCGLKNVAIIRKFFRYISAHLPIENSNAPPQRGRVRCVQNPNVLADYDTVKNYKGLIVDLRSRREYIKGHIKGAVNIPWSDLINNEGFLNDYTWLPHDEEVIVYCGQGLYSAIGYVAYADLGIRVRLYAGGYQDWLKHEANQE